GTGGTGAGGCCATGCCTTCCATTGCTTCTGTCAGTATTCTAACCCTTCTAACGGCGCAAGAAGGAGCTGCCCACGGGACCAAATTAGTCGCAAAGGGTGGCGAAATTGAGGAAGTGGAGCCAGCGACAAGTCCTGTCGGGACCAAGATCACAGTAGAAGATCTCTTTTTTAATACACCTGCTCGTCTCAAGTATTTAAAGAGCCAGCAGGCAGAGCTATCCCATATCGTGGATATTCTCAATCGCTTGAGCTTGGCCCATCCTGAGATTGCCTTTACCTTGATCAATGATGGAAAAGAAATGACCAAAACAGCGGGGACGGGTAATCTCCGGCAAGCCATTGCAGGTGTCTATGGCCTGGCGTCTGCTAAGAAGATGGTGGCTATTGAAAATCGCGACCTAGATTTTGAAGTGACGGGCTTTGTGTCTTTGCCTGAATTGACTCGTGCCAATCGCAATTACATCAGTCTCTTTATCAACGGCCGTTACATCAAGAATTTCTTGCTCAATCGGGCTATTTTAGATGGCTACGGTAGTAAACTCATGGTGGGGCGCTTCCCACTCGCGATCATTAATATCCAGATCGACCCTTACTTAGCCGATGTCAATGTTCACCCGACCAAGCAAGAGGTTCGTATCTCCAAAGAACGAGAACTGATGGCCTTGATTTCCCAAGCGATTGCGAACGCTTTGAAAGAGCAGGACCTGATTCCGGATGCTCTAGAAAATCTAGCCAAGTCGACTATTCGTCGAACAGAAAAGCCAGTACAGACGACCCTGCCTTTAAAAGAAAACCGCCTCTATTATGACCGAGAGAGTCAAGATTTCAAGCTTCGACCAGAGGTGGCAGATCCTCAACGGGCTCTAGCAGATGAGACTGCTACTGAAGCTAGAATCCAAGAAAACCCAGTAGAAAAACCGACAAGCGCGATCAAGTTTGCGGAAAGAAAGGCTGTGGTTTATGATGAACTGGATCACCCAGAGCTGGATCTGGCTAGTCTAGACAAGGCCTATGATAAGTTGGATGGGGAAGAACATTCGACTTTCCCAGAGTTGGAATATTTTGGTCAGATGCATGGAACCTATCTCTTTGCCCAAGGCAATGGGGGCCTTTATATCATTGACCAGCACGCGGCCCAAGAGCGGGTCAAATACGAAGAATACCGGGAGAGCATCGGGGACGTAGACGGCAGTCAGCAACAACTGCTAGTGCCTTATATCTTTGAGTTCCCTGCAGACGATCTAATCCGCCTACAACAGCGCAAACACCTCCTAGAGGAAGTGGGCGTCTACTTAGAAGAATACGGAGCTAACCAGTTGATCTTGCGGGAGCATCCGATCTGGATGAAGGAAGAAGAGATCGAGTCGGGCATCTATGAGATGTGTGACATGCTCCTCTTGACTAAGGAAGTGTCCATCAAGAAATACCGGGCTGAGTTGGCCATCATGATGTCCTGCAAACGCTCCATCAAGGCCAACCACATGCTGGACGATTACTCTGCACGCGACCTGATCTATCAACTGTCCCAATGTGACAACCCTTATAACTGCCCTCATGGCCGTCCGGTTTTGGTTAACTTTACCAAGTCAGATATGGAAAAGATGTTCCGACGTATTCAGGAAAATCACACCAGTTTACGGGAATTGGGCAAATATTAATCAAACAATAAAGGAAGATTATGTACGAATACATTAAAGGAATTTTAACAAAAATCACCGCTAAATACATCGTGGTAGAAACAGCTGGAATTGGCTATCTCTTGCATGTGGCCAATCCCTATGCCTACTCTGGTAAAATGAACCAAGAGGTGCACGTCTATCTGCACCAAGTGGTTCGGGAAGACGCTCACCTTCTCTATGGCTTTGCGACCGAAGAAGAGAAACAGCTCTTTTTAAACTTGATCTCAGTCTCTGGGATTGGACCTGTCTCAGCTCTGGCCATCATTGCTGCGGATGACAATGCAGGCCTTGTCCAAGCCATCGAAAGCAAGAACATCACCTACTTGACCAAGTTTCCAAAGATCGGCAAGAAAACAGCCCAACAGATGGTGCTGGACTTGGAAGGTAAGATCAATCTTGATCTAGAAGATGCACCGGCTCAGTCCAAAGCCAAAGTTGCAGAAGAAAATCAAGCCCTGGAAGAAGCTATGGAAGCCATGTTGGCATTGGGCTACAAGGCAACGGAACTTAAGAAAATCAAGAAATTCTTTGAAGGAACTTCTGATACAGCTGAAAACTACATCAAGTCTGCCCTTAAGATGTTGGTGAAATAGGAGAAGAGGATGCCAAAACGTTGTGGATGGGTTAAAATGAACAACCCTCTCTATGTAGCCTACCACGATGAGGAGTGGGGCCAACCTCTCCATGATGACCAAGCGCTTTTTGAGTTGCTCTGTATGGAGGCCTATCAGGCTGGCCTATCTTGGGAAACGGTGCTCAATAAACGCCAGGCCTTCCGTCAAGCTTTTCATGGTTACCAAATTCAAGCTGTTGCAGAGATGACGGATGAAGAGCTAGAAGTTTTGATGAATAATCCAGCAATTATCCGCAATCGTGCCAAGATCTTTGCGACACGGGCTAATGCTCAAGCCTTTCTACAAGTCCAGGAAGAATTTGGATCGTTTGATGCCTATCTTTGGTCTTTTGTCGATGGGAAAACCATCGTCAATGATGTTTCAGATTACAGTAAAGCACCAGCTAAGACGACTTTATCTGAGAAATTATCCAAGGATCTCAAAAAACGTGGTTTTAAGTTCACCGGACCAGTCGCAGTTTTATCCTTCCTACAAGCAGCAGGCCTAGTTGATGACCATGAGAATGATTGTGAATGGAAATAGGAACAATAAAAAGTCGCAGGTTGCGACTTTTTTAAATAATTTAGGAAATTGTGTTAAAATGAAATGAAAATTACGAATAGTATAAGTGGGAGGCACCATGAAGGCGGAAATTATTGCAGTTGGAACAGAAATTCTAACAGGACAAATTGTGAACACCAATGCTCAATTCTTGTCTGAAAAATTGGCTAGTTTAGGGATTGATGTCTATTATCATGTGGCGGTAGGAGACAATGAAGGTCGTCTCTTCTCGACCATTGAGACGGCTTCAAAACGCAGTGATTTGGTGATTTTATGTGGTGGACTTGGGCCAACAGAGGATGATTTGACCAAGCAAACCCTTGCTAAGTTTTTAGGGAAAGAACTGGTTTTTGATCCAACAGCGCTTGCCAAACTCGACACCTTCTTTGCCAGTCGCCCTGATTATGTCCGGACGCCCAATAATGAGCGACAAGCACAATTGATTGCCGGTTCAATCCCCCTTCAAAACCGTACAGGTCTCGCGGTTGGAGGTTTGATTGAAGTCAATGGTGTGACCTATGTCGTTCTACCTGGTCCACCAAGTGAGTTAAAACCCATGGTCAATGAACAATTGGTGCCTCATTTGACAACAGGGGAAGAGCTTTTTTCAAGAGTCTTGCGCTTCTTTGGGATTGGGGAAAGCCAGCTGGTTACGATCCTAGCAGATATCATTGAAAAGCAGAGTGATCCGACGGTTGCCCCTTATGCCAAGACGGGAGAAGTAACCTTGCGTCTATCTACAAAGGCGAAGGATCAAGCTTCAGCGGATGCTAAGCTCGATGTCTTAGAAAAGGAAATCTTATCCCGTCATACTCTGGATCATCAACCCTTGCAAGAGTTGTTTTACGGTTATGGGGATGACAATTCGATGGCCAAGGTGGCCTTTGATCTTTTGAAACAGGCTGGTAAGACCATTACAGCTGCAGAAAGCCTGACGGCCGGCCTTTTCCAAGCGACTTTGGCAGATTTTTCAGGTGCGTCCAGCATCTTCGCGGGTGGTTTTGTCACCTATAGTTTGGAAGAAAAAAGCAAGATGTTGTCTATTCCAGCTCAAGAGTTAGAGCAACATGG
The DNA window shown above is from Streptococcus sp. S1 and carries:
- the mutL gene encoding DNA mismatch repair endonuclease MutL; this translates as MSQIIELPEVLANQIAAGEVIERPASVVKELVENSIDAGASQIVVEIEEAGLKSIRITDNGEGIAHDEVALALRRHATSKIKSQADLFRIRTLGFRGEAMPSIASVSILTLLTAQEGAAHGTKLVAKGGEIEEVEPATSPVGTKITVEDLFFNTPARLKYLKSQQAELSHIVDILNRLSLAHPEIAFTLINDGKEMTKTAGTGNLRQAIAGVYGLASAKKMVAIENRDLDFEVTGFVSLPELTRANRNYISLFINGRYIKNFLLNRAILDGYGSKLMVGRFPLAIINIQIDPYLADVNVHPTKQEVRISKERELMALISQAIANALKEQDLIPDALENLAKSTIRRTEKPVQTTLPLKENRLYYDRESQDFKLRPEVADPQRALADETATEARIQENPVEKPTSAIKFAERKAVVYDELDHPELDLASLDKAYDKLDGEEHSTFPELEYFGQMHGTYLFAQGNGGLYIIDQHAAQERVKYEEYRESIGDVDGSQQQLLVPYIFEFPADDLIRLQQRKHLLEEVGVYLEEYGANQLILREHPIWMKEEEIESGIYEMCDMLLLTKEVSIKKYRAELAIMMSCKRSIKANHMLDDYSARDLIYQLSQCDNPYNCPHGRPVLVNFTKSDMEKMFRRIQENHTSLRELGKY
- the ruvA gene encoding Holliday junction branch migration protein RuvA is translated as MYEYIKGILTKITAKYIVVETAGIGYLLHVANPYAYSGKMNQEVHVYLHQVVREDAHLLYGFATEEEKQLFLNLISVSGIGPVSALAIIAADDNAGLVQAIESKNITYLTKFPKIGKKTAQQMVLDLEGKINLDLEDAPAQSKAKVAEENQALEEAMEAMLALGYKATELKKIKKFFEGTSDTAENYIKSALKMLVK
- a CDS encoding DNA-3-methyladenine glycosylase I; translated protein: MPKRCGWVKMNNPLYVAYHDEEWGQPLHDDQALFELLCMEAYQAGLSWETVLNKRQAFRQAFHGYQIQAVAEMTDEELEVLMNNPAIIRNRAKIFATRANAQAFLQVQEEFGSFDAYLWSFVDGKTIVNDVSDYSKAPAKTTLSEKLSKDLKKRGFKFTGPVAVLSFLQAAGLVDDHENDCEWK
- a CDS encoding competence/damage-inducible protein A codes for the protein MKAEIIAVGTEILTGQIVNTNAQFLSEKLASLGIDVYYHVAVGDNEGRLFSTIETASKRSDLVILCGGLGPTEDDLTKQTLAKFLGKELVFDPTALAKLDTFFASRPDYVRTPNNERQAQLIAGSIPLQNRTGLAVGGLIEVNGVTYVVLPGPPSELKPMVNEQLVPHLTTGEELFSRVLRFFGIGESQLVTILADIIEKQSDPTVAPYAKTGEVTLRLSTKAKDQASADAKLDVLEKEILSRHTLDHQPLQELFYGYGDDNSMAKVAFDLLKQAGKTITAAESLTAGLFQATLADFSGASSIFAGGFVTYSLEEKSKMLSIPAQELEQHGVVSHFTAQAMASQARKLTGSDYGVSLTGVAGPDSLEGHPAGTVFIGLATPNGVDSVQVNIAGRSRADVREIAVLHAFNLVRLAVLNGENLV